A genomic segment from Saprospiraceae bacterium encodes:
- a CDS encoding AAA family ATPase, whose protein sequence is MKKYPIGIQDFRELRQGAYLYVDKTKQIYELIEAGKYYFLSRPRRFGKSLLISTLKYLLQGEQELFEGLWIEGKYDFESHPVLHLSFSSIGYKTLGLVEALDQRIDLLAASHEIELKRSTYDQKFAELLEKLCKKRGKVALLIDEYDKPLVDYIDQPEQAEINRDILKNFFSIIKDADPFLRFFLITGVSKFSKVSLFSDLNHLRDITLVEQFEAIAGYTQAELEISFETDIKRLAQKLGKSIPDLKEEVRLWYNGYSWGTKTRLYNPFSILNLFASERFANYWWETGTPSFLIKKLREEFHYNLNELVAGQVMFESFTIDDLNWLALLFQTGYLTIRSYDQATGLYTLDYPNREVKDTMQQHLLAAFRQTTKTDSLPLLVKIKGALEKGEMERLIELINILFSTIPYQLFQQKQEAFFHAVLHLAFSGVGLLVQSEVSTAKGRVDTVVHTKDRIYVLEFKLDASADSALQQIREKRYGSPFLNQGKEVIALGVNFSSAEKAVAEWQAVS, encoded by the coding sequence ATGAAAAAGTACCCTATCGGCATACAGGATTTTCGGGAACTTCGACAGGGAGCTTATCTGTACGTGGATAAAACCAAGCAGATTTATGAATTAATTGAAGCTGGTAAGTATTATTTTTTGTCTCGCCCCAGGCGTTTCGGTAAATCGTTGTTGATCTCTACACTGAAATATCTATTGCAGGGAGAGCAGGAGCTATTTGAAGGCTTGTGGATCGAGGGAAAGTATGATTTTGAGTCGCATCCGGTATTACATTTATCTTTTAGCAGCATTGGCTACAAAACCCTGGGATTGGTAGAGGCCCTGGATCAGCGGATAGACTTACTGGCCGCTTCTCATGAAATCGAATTAAAAAGAAGTACTTACGACCAGAAATTTGCAGAATTACTGGAAAAACTTTGCAAGAAAAGAGGAAAAGTTGCCCTCCTCATCGACGAATACGACAAGCCACTGGTAGACTATATCGACCAACCGGAACAGGCCGAGATCAACCGTGATATTCTGAAAAACTTCTTTTCCATCATCAAAGATGCTGACCCGTTCCTGCGTTTCTTTTTGATCACTGGAGTATCCAAATTCAGCAAGGTGTCGCTCTTTTCAGATTTGAACCATTTGCGGGATATTACCCTGGTCGAGCAGTTTGAGGCGATTGCCGGCTATACCCAAGCAGAACTGGAAATCTCTTTTGAAACGGATATAAAACGGCTTGCTCAAAAACTGGGAAAATCCATTCCTGACTTGAAGGAAGAGGTCAGGCTTTGGTACAATGGATATAGCTGGGGAACCAAAACCCGGCTGTACAATCCGTTCTCTATCCTCAATCTCTTTGCCTCGGAGCGATTTGCCAATTACTGGTGGGAGACAGGGACACCTTCTTTTCTGATCAAAAAGCTAAGAGAGGAGTTTCATTATAACTTAAATGAATTAGTAGCAGGACAGGTGATGTTCGAAAGTTTTACTATAGATGACCTTAACTGGTTGGCACTGCTTTTTCAAACCGGTTACCTCACCATTCGTAGCTATGATCAAGCTACGGGGCTTTATACCCTTGATTACCCCAATCGAGAAGTAAAGGACACCATGCAACAGCATTTGCTGGCCGCCTTTCGACAAACGACTAAAACAGATAGCCTGCCGTTGTTGGTTAAGATTAAAGGAGCGCTGGAAAAGGGCGAAATGGAACGTTTGATCGAACTGATCAATATTCTTTTTTCCACGATTCCCTATCAGCTATTCCAACAAAAACAAGAAGCCTTTTTCCATGCGGTTTTGCATTTGGCATTCTCTGGAGTCGGCCTGCTCGTGCAATCCGAAGTAAGCACCGCCAAAGGTAGAGTAGATACCGTCGTGCATACCAAAGATCGCATCTATGTACTGGAATTCAAACTGGATGCCTCCGCAGATTCCGCCCTTCAACAAATTCGGGAAAAACGCTATGGAAGTCCCTTTCTCAACCAGGGAAAAGAAGTCATCGCGCTAGGCGTAAATTTTAGCTCCGCAGAAAAAGCAGTGGCCGAATGGCAGGCCGTTTCTTAG
- the msrB gene encoding peptide-methionine (R)-S-oxide reductase MsrB codes for MSFKQLFSVMVALLLLVACNQAQQSQSAQHAKEAETSNKMFSVELPADLNLDKIVKSAAEWKAELGEQAFFVLRQAGTERAFTGKYWDNKEEGVYLCGACQLPLFASNTKFKSGTGWPSFWEPIKAELVEERTDNTHGMTRVEVLCARCEGHLGHVFPDGPQPTGLRYCLNSVSLNFVPKAEYQALFSKKGE; via the coding sequence ATGTCATTCAAACAATTGTTTTCAGTCATGGTAGCCCTTTTATTATTAGTGGCTTGCAACCAGGCACAACAAAGTCAATCAGCTCAACATGCCAAAGAGGCAGAAACTTCCAATAAAATGTTTAGTGTAGAACTTCCTGCTGATTTAAACTTGGATAAAATAGTCAAATCTGCTGCGGAATGGAAGGCAGAACTGGGTGAGCAAGCTTTTTTTGTCTTGCGTCAAGCGGGAACAGAAAGAGCGTTTACTGGCAAATATTGGGATAATAAAGAAGAGGGTGTCTATTTATGCGGCGCTTGTCAATTACCTTTATTTGCTTCCAATACCAAGTTTAAATCTGGTACAGGATGGCCAAGTTTTTGGGAGCCTATTAAAGCCGAATTGGTAGAAGAAAGAACGGACAACACCCATGGCATGACCCGGGTGGAGGTGTTGTGTGCCAGGTGTGAGGGCCATTTGGGGCATGTTTTTCCCGATGGGCCACAGCCAACAGGATTGCGTTATTGCCTCAATTCCGTGTCGCTTAATTTTGTGCCGAAAGCGGAATACCAGGCCTTGTTTAGCAAAAAGGGAGAATAG
- a CDS encoding endonuclease/exonuclease/phosphatase family protein, giving the protein MKNVFYLLTSLFFFQHQVAAQALEIWQIQGEGLSSAYKGQRINTVNNVVTARGSNFFFMQCPASRSDNNPSSSDGMMVLTSSSPTVKVGDMVSIEGIIIEENNTTAFSSVNLSVQVTANNQELPPAVALNSDFPMPQRSFIPDLERVEGMRLSFTGLACGPPEDRDWIPVTTQPQRPFREPGILYPGFPNLPVWDGNPELFWLDLDGLGQPNDRFIAAEMQIQTLGIMVQIDQKYVAFPITYSISGANLVRPVRPKENGEFTIGSINTYRLLKDATDYDARVKKMALYIVNALRAPDILALQEIGGVTEMEDLAFYIRQLAPQVNYQVHFLSSNGDIHTAFLIQSTLTQITLTQLSKNEFLSIGGTLHDRPPLLLSGQIMTSPPTPIYVLNLHLRSLLGIEGGEATFVRTKRYEQALSVAGIIQNLRQENLVVVGDFNAYPFSDGYVDVVNQIAGTTTLGALFPQQSLVHPPLIKHADNLPATDRYSFVFEGNAQLIDHCLSTELTDFTIKEIAYARGNADNSWIYGSDPNVVERSSDHDGLVLFLQPNNAGLTAVTQDKAIHIDIQFPNPMLPDAPMHFTVEGNDAYRIRWIDASGRIVHEQALHAGANQMQWSVPPSRGLYFVQLIGKQAQLNRKVILQGQAY; this is encoded by the coding sequence ATGAAAAATGTTTTTTACCTCTTGACCAGTTTATTTTTTTTCCAACACCAAGTCGCTGCTCAAGCGCTAGAGATTTGGCAAATTCAGGGCGAAGGTCTAAGCAGTGCCTACAAAGGACAAAGAATAAATACCGTTAATAATGTCGTTACAGCCAGGGGTAGCAATTTTTTTTTCATGCAGTGCCCTGCCAGCCGCAGCGATAACAACCCAAGTAGCTCCGATGGCATGATGGTCCTCACTTCCAGCAGCCCAACTGTAAAAGTCGGGGATATGGTAAGCATTGAGGGAATCATCATTGAAGAAAATAACACTACGGCCTTTTCTTCCGTTAATTTGTCCGTACAAGTTACTGCTAATAATCAGGAATTGCCTCCTGCGGTGGCATTAAATAGCGATTTCCCGATGCCACAACGCAGTTTTATCCCCGATCTGGAACGCGTGGAAGGGATGCGCCTAAGCTTTACGGGGCTCGCCTGCGGACCACCGGAGGACCGAGATTGGATTCCGGTGACGACTCAGCCGCAGAGGCCCTTCAGAGAGCCCGGAATTTTATACCCAGGGTTCCCCAATCTCCCGGTCTGGGATGGTAACCCCGAGCTGTTCTGGCTAGACCTGGATGGCCTCGGTCAACCCAACGATCGTTTTATTGCAGCTGAAATGCAGATTCAGACGCTGGGCATCATGGTTCAAATAGACCAAAAATATGTCGCTTTTCCGATCACTTATAGCATCAGTGGCGCCAACCTGGTGCGCCCGGTTCGCCCTAAAGAAAATGGAGAATTCACCATTGGATCCATCAATACTTATCGCTTGCTAAAAGATGCCACCGATTATGATGCCAGGGTAAAAAAGATGGCTTTATACATTGTCAACGCCCTGCGCGCTCCTGATATTTTAGCCTTACAGGAAATTGGTGGTGTGACGGAGATGGAAGACCTTGCCTTTTATATTCGACAATTGGCACCGCAAGTGAATTACCAGGTTCATTTTTTGAGTAGCAATGGTGACATTCACACGGCCTTTTTAATACAATCCACCCTTACTCAAATTACGTTGACCCAACTCAGCAAAAACGAATTTCTAAGTATCGGGGGAACCTTACACGACCGTCCGCCCCTCCTATTGTCTGGTCAAATTATGACCTCCCCTCCTACCCCCATCTATGTGCTGAATCTGCATCTTCGCTCCCTCCTAGGTATTGAAGGCGGAGAGGCAACCTTTGTTCGCACCAAACGCTATGAACAGGCCTTGTCGGTGGCAGGCATTATTCAAAATCTGCGCCAAGAGAACCTGGTTGTCGTAGGTGATTTTAATGCCTACCCTTTTTCAGATGGTTACGTAGACGTAGTCAATCAAATAGCTGGCACCACTACCTTAGGGGCGCTATTCCCTCAGCAAAGCCTCGTCCATCCGCCGCTGATAAAACATGCAGATAACCTTCCTGCCACTGATCGTTATTCCTTTGTATTTGAAGGCAATGCCCAATTGATCGACCATTGTTTGAGTACCGAATTAACCGATTTCACGATTAAAGAAATTGCTTATGCCCGTGGAAATGCAGACAATTCCTGGATCTATGGTAGTGATCCTAATGTTGTAGAACGAAGCTCAGACCACGACGGCCTCGTCCTCTTTCTACAACCTAATAATGCGGGCTTGACGGCAGTAACTCAGGACAAAGCGATCCATATTGATATACAATTCCCCAATCCGATGTTGCCTGATGCTCCGATGCATTTCACGGTGGAAGGAAATGATGCCTACCGCATTCGGTGGATTGATGCCAGTGGCAGGATAGTGCACGAACAAGCGCTGCACGCCGGGGCGAACCAAATGCAATGGTCCGTCCCCCCCTCAAGAGGACTTTACTTTGTACAGTTGATCGGCAAGCAAGCTCAACTTAACAGAAAGGTCATTTTACAAGGGCAGGCCTATTGA
- a CDS encoding NAD(P)/FAD-dependent oxidoreductase, translating to MNRKEFLELCGLLGISAPFSSLLLGCEKDDDIKPDGKTVIVVGAGISGLAAAKKLKDNGFNVTVIESQDKVGGRLRTDRSLGVPFDEGASWIHGTNGNPLSSLAQKAGMTTAFTDDDSFLSYDVGGVLRRDKIFSTAEDEYYNILETLMNSGSTGESFEAVFNLLYPSYSNGRLWKFFLSTYLTFDTGDLNNLSSLLYNEGEEFGGEERISTNGFDTIPNYLAGGLNIQFNQRVTKIDYSNQVVQVTHNGTISEADYVIVTVPLGVLKSNTIDFIPALPTIKQTAIEKIGMNCVNKFLLTWDSVFWDDEQYISYTPETRDKFNYFVNVKKFHPDVNALMTFAYANYGRQTEYMADNQIIDEIMVHLKDIYGDNIPNPTNILRTKWQTNENAYGAYSYTAVETEMQHFDDIAEALNYRLFFAGEHTNRDYFSTAHGAYLSGIREADKIINL from the coding sequence ATGAACAGAAAAGAATTTTTAGAATTATGCGGGTTACTTGGGATAAGCGCGCCGTTTTCTTCTTTGCTGCTGGGATGTGAGAAAGACGATGATATCAAACCTGATGGTAAAACGGTCATAGTAGTAGGTGCAGGAATTTCTGGATTAGCAGCTGCCAAAAAATTGAAAGATAATGGATTTAATGTTACCGTGATAGAATCGCAAGACAAGGTGGGCGGAAGATTGAGAACTGACCGAAGCCTTGGAGTCCCTTTTGATGAAGGAGCGAGTTGGATACACGGTACAAATGGCAATCCTTTAAGTTCTCTTGCTCAAAAGGCAGGAATGACAACTGCATTTACAGATGACGATAGTTTTTTATCGTATGATGTGGGAGGTGTTTTAAGAAGGGATAAGATTTTTTCAACTGCCGAAGATGAGTATTACAATATTTTAGAAACTTTGATGAATAGTGGTAGTACAGGCGAAAGTTTCGAAGCGGTTTTTAATTTACTTTATCCTTCTTATAGCAACGGCCGTCTGTGGAAATTTTTCCTTTCGACCTATTTAACATTTGACACAGGCGATTTGAATAATCTTTCCTCATTACTTTATAACGAGGGAGAAGAGTTTGGTGGAGAAGAAAGAATTTCTACCAACGGATTTGATACCATTCCAAATTATTTGGCTGGCGGTTTGAACATTCAATTCAATCAGCGAGTCACTAAAATTGACTACTCAAATCAAGTTGTACAAGTAACCCATAACGGAACTATTTCGGAAGCTGATTATGTAATCGTTACTGTCCCTTTAGGGGTATTAAAATCCAACACGATTGACTTTATCCCTGCGTTGCCGACTATAAAACAAACGGCAATAGAAAAAATAGGAATGAATTGTGTCAATAAATTTTTACTGACTTGGGATTCTGTATTTTGGGATGATGAACAATATATTTCTTACACTCCTGAAACAAGAGATAAATTCAATTATTTTGTAAATGTCAAGAAGTTTCACCCCGATGTGAATGCCTTGATGACTTTTGCTTATGCGAATTATGGCAGACAAACAGAATACATGGCAGACAATCAAATTATTGATGAAATAATGGTGCATTTAAAAGACATTTATGGCGATAACATACCAAATCCAACCAACATCTTGAGAACCAAATGGCAAACAAATGAAAACGCTTATGGAGCATATTCCTATACAGCAGTCGAAACGGAAATGCAGCATTTTGATGACATCGCAGAAGCATTAAACTATAGATTATTTTTTGCAGGAGAACACACAAACAGAGATTATTTTTCAACTGCACATGGAGCATATTTAAGTGGTATAAGAGAAGCAGACAAAATAATTAATTTGTAA
- the ltrA gene encoding group II intron reverse transcriptase/maturase, whose protein sequence is MTSCLPALYSMVGHSAVLTGGIAWHFIRWDSVVYSVKSIQSRIVKAVRVGRWNKVKVLQGILRHSYAARLLAIRRVTENSGKRTAGIDKQLWDTPEAKFKAVNQLQQLGYQPLAVRRIKIPKSNGKWRPLGIPTMKDRTMQALHLLALDPISESLADPNSYGFRPHRSCADAIARCFSILAKPRAPVWILEGDISGCFDNISHGWLEKHIPSDKKILHKWLKAGYVEKEELFPSEKGTPQGSVVSPTMANMTLDGMEMAIDKAAKVKHWGRNLPKRRINPNHIHLVRYADDFIVTCTDRNMLEQLIQPAIEEFLSERGLSLSAEKTFITHIEKGFDFLGQNIKKYNGKLLIKPAKKNVKVFLDKVRVAIKEHRSAPAISVLQKLAPMIRGWAMYHRHIVAKQTFSKVDHEVWRMLWNWACRRHGNKSRMWIKQRYFMRYKGQDWTFAAKDKDGNLETIFKASSVKIQRHPKIRATANPYDEKDEAYFEQRIENQMFNKLEGKQMLRYLYERQKGCCVVCGCKITNETGWNAHHVIPKYLGGNWRGDNLILLHPVCHIQVHQNESVAAALTLSVTGA, encoded by the coding sequence ATGACTAGTTGTCTTCCAGCGTTATATTCGATGGTTGGTCATAGTGCAGTTTTGACGGGGGGTATTGCATGGCACTTTATCCGCTGGGATAGCGTGGTGTACTCCGTAAAATCCATTCAGTCACGTATCGTAAAAGCAGTCAGAGTAGGTCGTTGGAATAAAGTCAAAGTACTGCAAGGTATATTGAGACATTCCTACGCTGCTCGTCTTCTGGCAATCAGAAGAGTCACCGAAAACAGCGGTAAAAGAACCGCTGGTATTGATAAACAATTATGGGACACCCCCGAAGCTAAATTTAAGGCAGTAAATCAATTGCAACAACTAGGCTATCAACCATTAGCTGTTAGACGGATTAAAATTCCAAAAAGTAATGGGAAATGGCGTCCTCTGGGTATTCCCACGATGAAAGATAGAACTATGCAAGCTTTACACTTACTTGCATTAGACCCTATTTCTGAATCGCTAGCAGACCCTAATTCCTACGGCTTCCGCCCTCATCGTTCCTGTGCAGATGCAATAGCAAGGTGCTTTAGTATATTGGCTAAACCTAGAGCTCCTGTCTGGATTTTGGAGGGAGATATATCTGGCTGCTTTGACAATATTTCGCATGGCTGGTTAGAAAAACACATTCCAAGCGATAAGAAGATATTGCATAAATGGCTAAAGGCTGGGTATGTTGAAAAAGAGGAGTTATTCCCTAGTGAAAAGGGTACACCACAAGGTTCGGTCGTTTCTCCTACGATGGCCAATATGACGCTTGATGGAATGGAAATGGCAATTGATAAAGCTGCTAAAGTAAAACATTGGGGCAGAAATCTCCCCAAAAGGAGAATCAACCCCAATCATATTCACTTAGTTCGATATGCTGATGACTTCATAGTAACTTGCACTGATAGAAATATGCTCGAACAACTTATCCAACCTGCTATCGAAGAATTCTTATCAGAAAGGGGTTTGAGCCTATCAGCTGAAAAGACTTTTATTACGCATATCGAAAAAGGCTTCGATTTTCTAGGTCAAAATATCAAAAAGTATAATGGTAAACTGTTGATAAAACCAGCCAAAAAGAATGTAAAGGTGTTCCTAGATAAAGTTAGAGTAGCAATAAAGGAGCACAGATCGGCCCCTGCAATATCGGTACTGCAAAAACTAGCCCCAATGATTAGGGGATGGGCGATGTATCACCGACATATTGTAGCTAAACAAACCTTCAGCAAAGTGGACCATGAGGTTTGGAGAATGCTTTGGAATTGGGCTTGTCGCCGCCACGGCAACAAATCCCGTATGTGGATTAAGCAAAGGTATTTTATGCGCTATAAAGGGCAGGACTGGACTTTTGCTGCCAAAGATAAAGATGGTAATCTAGAAACCATTTTTAAGGCTAGCAGTGTAAAAATTCAACGACACCCTAAAATCAGGGCTACGGCTAATCCTTATGATGAGAAGGACGAAGCTTACTTTGAGCAGCGTATCGAAAATCAAATGTTTAACAAACTAGAAGGGAAGCAAATGTTACGCTATCTTTATGAACGACAAAAAGGATGCTGTGTAGTATGTGGTTGTAAAATCACAAACGAAACAGGATGGAATGCTCACCATGTTATTCCTAAATACTTAGGTGGCAATTGGAGAGGAGATAACCTGATTTTACTACATCCCGTTTGTCATATTCAAGTTCATCAAAACGAATCGGTAGCTGCTGCGCTGACCTTAAGCGTTACAGGTGCTTGA
- the istB gene encoding IS21-like element helper ATPase IstB: MKNVSLQRMKQLKLIGMANAYEAILGLPINQQPEAHQLLATLLDAEHDNRSNKKMQMFVRLSKLRYQATLPDIDCDQQRNLSKEKLLKLADCSYIQRGENILITGATGCGKSYLACALGHQACVLGHRTLYFNMNRLTEQIALARTDGSLLKWLDRIKKAALIIFDDFGLQPITPAIKLILLQILEDRYEAAATLICSQLPVNKWYEYFDEPTLADAILDRIIPKAHRIDLKGNSLRKPAKSLS; the protein is encoded by the coding sequence ATGAAAAATGTATCCCTGCAAAGGATGAAGCAACTCAAATTAATCGGAATGGCCAATGCTTATGAGGCTATATTGGGCTTGCCTATCAACCAGCAACCCGAAGCACATCAACTCTTGGCTACCCTGCTAGATGCAGAGCATGACAACCGGTCTAATAAAAAAATGCAAATGTTTGTAAGACTCAGCAAACTCCGATATCAAGCCACTTTACCTGATATTGATTGCGATCAACAGCGAAATCTAAGTAAAGAAAAACTCCTCAAATTAGCCGATTGCTCCTACATCCAAAGGGGAGAAAATATCCTCATCACCGGGGCAACCGGTTGTGGTAAATCCTATCTGGCATGTGCCCTAGGTCATCAAGCTTGCGTCTTAGGTCACAGAACCCTCTACTTCAACATGAATCGATTAACCGAACAAATTGCCCTGGCAAGAACCGATGGATCACTCCTCAAGTGGTTGGACAGAATTAAAAAAGCAGCACTCATTATCTTTGATGATTTTGGTCTACAACCCATTACACCAGCCATCAAACTGATCCTCTTACAAATACTCGAAGACCGATACGAAGCAGCAGCTACTTTAATCTGCTCACAACTACCCGTCAACAAGTGGTATGAATATTTTGATGAACCTACTTTAGCTGATGCTATTTTGGATAGAATTATTCCTAAAGCACATCGAATAGATTTGAAAGGAAATAGTTTAAGAAAACCAGCAAAAAGTTTATCTTAA
- the istA gene encoding IS21 family transposase, with product MDQVKSIIKNYLSTRSIKATARQLKISKNTVREYLRRSQAYTEDIGQLLLLDDDQLKVILYGTHTPSQTDRSATLSQQQDYWIKELRRVGVTRQLLWEEYRVEHPDGYGYSQFCEYLKRGIGRKDLTLSLNHVPGQELMVDFSGKKLEWVDLSTGQVHSCEVLVAVFPHSHYAFVIALASQQLAHFVHGLNQALSFFGGLPQVLLSDNLKSYVTRADRYEPTFTQLCEQLAAHYQLDLQATRVGKPKDKASVENAVGVVYNRIYGPLRNEVFSSLAALNEGIREQLDRHNAKAYQKKKGVDKVFFRPTNAHK from the coding sequence ATGGATCAAGTAAAAAGCATTATCAAAAATTATCTGAGTACCCGTTCGATTAAGGCTACGGCCCGTCAACTAAAAATATCGAAGAATACGGTACGCGAGTATCTGCGTCGCAGCCAAGCTTATACGGAGGATATAGGGCAGCTTTTATTGTTAGATGATGATCAACTTAAGGTTATCCTGTATGGCACCCATACGCCTAGCCAAACGGACCGCAGCGCTACCTTATCTCAACAGCAGGACTATTGGATAAAAGAATTACGTCGAGTAGGTGTAACGCGGCAGTTGTTATGGGAAGAATACCGGGTGGAACATCCAGATGGTTATGGTTATAGTCAGTTTTGTGAATATCTAAAAAGAGGGATTGGCCGCAAAGATCTTACGCTGAGTTTGAACCATGTTCCAGGTCAAGAACTGATGGTAGATTTTAGTGGAAAGAAACTTGAGTGGGTAGATCTCAGTACGGGCCAAGTCCATTCATGTGAAGTCCTGGTAGCGGTGTTTCCCCATAGCCATTATGCATTTGTCATTGCCTTGGCTAGTCAACAGCTTGCCCATTTTGTGCATGGTCTGAACCAAGCGCTGTCATTTTTTGGTGGCCTTCCTCAGGTCCTCTTATCGGATAATTTAAAATCTTATGTTACCAGGGCCGATAGATATGAACCCACTTTCACCCAATTATGTGAGCAATTAGCTGCCCACTATCAATTGGACTTACAGGCTACCCGAGTGGGTAAACCCAAGGATAAAGCCAGTGTGGAAAATGCTGTAGGTGTGGTCTATAACCGTATTTATGGCCCTTTAAGAAATGAAGTCTTCTCCAGTTTAGCGGCCCTAAACGAGGGCATTAGAGAACAACTTGATCGGCACAATGCCAAGGCTTATCAAAAAAAGAAGGGAGTCGACAAAGTATTTTTCAGACCTACGAACGCCCACAAATGA
- a CDS encoding tetratricopeptide repeat protein, giving the protein MPRKTKKDHALAVQKTINRKTNTDKELQKMNNHQLKSYSNKSIAVLPFVNMSADPDNEYFSDGITEEIINALTTIQGLKVIARTSSFAFKGKNVDVRTIGSQLGVTTVLEGSVRKVKNRVRITAQLISTDDGSHWWSKNFDSELNDIFALQDEVSLLIADQIRENFGHFEIPLIPHSIPTNDIEAYDLVLKGNYYLKRKDFGDIKKAITLFNNAIQLDPNYVAAYSSLGEAYIHAAGFGMMSTKEAHELARKLAEKAIELNMENARGHKVLAYIKLFFDWDWHSALEEYDKAIKYGLPNQNEFIIYYYIFIKEDFERAIQLAKKAIETDPLHVITHWQLGLTYYFARRFEESIAAFTVALEVDPNFGEALRFRGLIKGYLGKFKEALIEINRAIELASGQGLAHLDMLVVKILMDKKEEVLTVMKNTEYVDSSDPAFLYSLLHMPDEAIYWLEKAYQERSVMMVTLKNFWVWDNLREDSRFQEIYDRMNFPPSIENRNTLEPINISQPFPTQTSLLKEQEIENYLHKLEQLINDEKIFIDPSLSLRQLADKMGLHPNKLSWLLNEHIGKNFNEYINVFRLETFKQKALNPNNSHLTLLGLAYESGFNSKTVFNAFFKKQEGMTPRAWMKKKTQ; this is encoded by the coding sequence ATGCCAAGAAAAACAAAAAAAGACCATGCCTTGGCGGTTCAAAAAACAATCAACAGGAAGACAAATACCGATAAGGAATTGCAAAAAATGAACAACCACCAGCTCAAATCATATTCCAACAAATCCATCGCCGTCCTCCCTTTCGTCAACATGAGTGCCGACCCTGACAACGAATACTTCAGCGACGGCATCACCGAGGAAATCATCAACGCCCTGACCACCATACAAGGCTTAAAGGTGATTGCACGGACTTCCTCTTTTGCTTTTAAAGGAAAAAATGTGGATGTGCGAACCATAGGCAGTCAATTGGGCGTGACAACAGTATTGGAAGGCAGCGTCCGCAAAGTAAAAAACAGGGTTCGCATCACGGCACAGTTGATTAGCACCGATGACGGTTCACATTGGTGGTCAAAAAATTTCGATAGTGAATTGAACGATATCTTTGCATTGCAGGATGAAGTCAGCCTGCTCATCGCCGACCAAATCCGGGAGAATTTTGGACATTTTGAAATTCCATTAATTCCCCATTCCATTCCAACCAATGATATAGAGGCTTATGATTTGGTGTTGAAGGGAAACTATTATCTGAAAAGAAAAGACTTTGGCGACATCAAAAAAGCAATTACCCTTTTCAATAATGCTATCCAACTCGACCCAAATTATGTAGCAGCCTATTCATCTTTGGGAGAGGCATACATTCACGCTGCTGGTTTTGGAATGATGTCAACGAAAGAAGCTCATGAATTGGCGAGGAAATTGGCTGAAAAGGCAATAGAATTAAACATGGAGAATGCACGGGGACACAAAGTCCTTGCCTATATCAAATTGTTCTTTGATTGGGATTGGCATTCCGCTTTGGAAGAATATGATAAAGCAATAAAATATGGACTACCCAACCAAAATGAATTCATTATCTATTATTATATTTTCATCAAAGAAGATTTTGAACGGGCAATTCAATTGGCGAAAAAGGCAATTGAAACCGACCCCCTTCACGTTATCACGCATTGGCAATTGGGGCTGACCTATTATTTTGCCCGACGGTTTGAGGAGTCTATTGCTGCTTTTACGGTTGCTTTGGAGGTTGACCCTAACTTTGGAGAGGCACTTCGTTTTCGAGGCTTGATCAAAGGTTATTTAGGAAAATTCAAAGAGGCATTAATTGAGATAAATCGAGCAATTGAATTGGCGAGTGGTCAGGGACTTGCCCATCTGGACATGCTGGTGGTAAAAATATTGATGGACAAAAAAGAAGAAGTGCTGACTGTAATGAAAAACACAGAATATGTTGATTCCTCCGATCCAGCCTTTTTGTATTCCCTTTTACATATGCCGGACGAAGCGATTTACTGGCTGGAAAAAGCATATCAGGAACGCTCGGTAATGATGGTCACGCTGAAAAACTTTTGGGTGTGGGACAACCTTCGGGAAGACTCCCGTTTTCAGGAAATATACGACCGAATGAACTTCCCACCATCTATTGAAAATAGAAATACCCTCGAACCGATAAACATTAGTCAGCCTTTTCCTACCCAAACTTCATTATTAAAAGAACAAGAAATTGAAAACTATTTACACAAATTAGAGCAGTTAATCAATGATGAGAAAATTTTCATCGACCCGTCGCTTTCGTTGCGGCAATTAGCAGATAAAATGGGCTTGCATCCCAATAAATTATCATGGCTGCTCAATGAGCATATTGGCAAAAATTTTAATGAATATATCAATGTCTTCCGACTGGAAACCTTCAAACAAAAGGCATTAAACCCTAATAACAGTCACCTTACTCTTTTGGGACTGGCTTATGAAAGTGGTTTTAACTCAAAAACGGTCTTTAATGCTTTCTTCAAAAAGCAAGAGGGGATGACACCGAGGGCTTGGATGAAAAAGAAAACGCAATAA